The Rhea pennata isolate bPtePen1 chromosome 9, bPtePen1.pri, whole genome shotgun sequence genome has a segment encoding these proteins:
- the PIGX gene encoding phosphatidylinositol-glycan biosynthesis class X protein has protein sequence RPEGGLWRSLQLRHHSPGHNRHSDEGQRQRLKRIALGLQVEEKHCHSFYDVLDVQAICQDAIVTQQFLQEGFHRDLLMKVELGKMGEDIEGCTVAARTLLPAGIYVDPYELASLQQHNLTKVVLIPDAVDVEAPEYLATDLAVLIYLKPDPQCSHCFRAALPVHGRYHRPAENNAEVLVVLKSPEVLICCCDNRLLTECWKPSEVEACCPGRKDYPCQWYSVKHKPVYEELIMHVPVGLRQHSFLVCIVTLLTTVLCSSLILAALCKYGHFSMETCSEQK, from the exons AGGCCCGAGGGAGGACTCTGGCGGTCCTTACAGCTTCGGCACCATTCGCCGGGGCACAACAGGCATTCCGATGAAGGGCAGCGGCAGCGTTTGAAGCGGATCGCACTGGGGCTGCAAGTTGAGGAGAA ACACTGTCATTCATTCTATGATGTCTTAGATGTGCAGGCTATTTGCCAGGATGCCATTGTCACACAACAGTTTCTGCAAGAGGGATTTCACAG GGACCTATTGATGAAGGTAGAACTTGGTAAAATGGGAGAGGATATAGAAGGATGTACAGTGGCAGCTAGAACTCTTCTTCCAGCAGGAATCTATGTGGATCCCTATGAGCTGGCATCATTACAGCAGCACAACTTAACAAAG GTGGTGTTAATTCCTGACGCTGTTGATGTAGAGGCTCCTGAGTACTTAGCCACAGATCTTGCTGTTCTTATATACCTGAAACCCGACCCTCAGTGTTCCCACTGTTTTagagctgccttgcctgtgcATGGACGATACCACCGACCAGCAGAAAACAATGCAGAAGTGTTGGTTGTTCTGAAGAGTCCAGAAGTACTGATCTGCTGCTGTGACA ATCGCCTGTTGACAGAGTGTTGGAAACCTTCTGAAGTGGAAGCTTGCTGTCCAGGGAGAAAAGACTACCCCTGTCAGTGGTATAGTGTAAAGCACAAACCT gtATATGAGGAATTGATTATGCACGTTCCAGTGGGGCTCAGACAACATAGTTTCTTAGTGTGTATCGTGACTCTTCTTACCACGGTCCTGTGTTCCAGCCTGATTCTTGCAGCCTTGTGTAAATACGGACACTTCTCCATGGAGACTTGCTCAGAACAGAAGTAA
- the CEP19 gene encoding centrosomal protein of 19 kDa has translation MTYIAKKCGICFQPPSIILIYKEEDKDKTRQRIMPIRNFSKFSDCSRAAEQLKNNPRHKAYLEGVSLRQLKKFYGLLKGHLGGQSLAESLEQIHREETIDPEEDMNKLDDKELAKRKSIMDELFEKNRKKKDDPDFIYNVEVEFPQDEQLESCGWDVESGEEI, from the exons ATGACTTACATTGCGAAAAAGTGTGGCATTTGCTTTCAGCCTCCATCCATTATTCTTATCTATAAAGAGGAAGACAAGGATAAAACTCGCCAGCGTATCATGCCTATCCGAAATTTCTCAAAGTTCTCAG ACTGTAGCAGAGCAGCTGAACAGCTGAAGAATAACCCTCGGCACAAAGCTTACCTGGAAGGAGTCTCACTACGTCAGCTAAAGAAGTTCTATGGTTTGCTGAAAGGTCATTTAGGAGGACAGAGTCTGGCTGAGAGCTTGGAACAGATTCATCGGGAAGAGACCATTGATCCAGAAGAGGATATGAACAAATTAGATGACAAGGAACTAGCCAAAAGGAAGAGCATCATGGATGAGCTCTttgaaaagaatagaaagaagaaagatgatcCAGATTTTATCTACAATGTTGAGGTTGAATTTCCACAGGATGAGCAGCTAGAGTCCTGTGGTTGGGATGTGGAGTCAGGTGAAGAAATCTGA